One window of Novosphingobium sp. P6W genomic DNA carries:
- the bcsA gene encoding UDP-forming cellulose synthase catalytic subunit: MIARLTSNRAFRYLAIVPIVLIAALVIGVPLDGASQWACAGVTMFGALILKRWKGRKGALALGLLAIMVSTRYIFWRTTQTLAFNTFPEFMFGGMLYLAELYAWVILLLGFLQTSWPLDRPVIEPEGEPDTWPTVDIYIPTYNESLEIVRNTVFAAQDLDYPIDRYRVFILDDGKRAEFRAFAKEAGCGYITRDNNLHAKAGNLNAAMKKTDGELIAIFDCDHVPTRAFLQLVVGWFQKDPRLALIQTPHHMYSPDPVQRNLASTMGDMPGEGDLFYGAVQGGNDLWNATFFCGSCAIIRREALMETNGFAGETVTEDAHTALKLQRTGWNTAYISARLSAGLATERLVLHVGQRIRWARGMTQILRIDNPLMGRGLTWQQRLCYLNAMLHFQYPLPRIVFLTSPLAYLIFGQNIVQASASLIFAYAMPHLFCSSVANERTQGGERRPYWGEVYETILAFHLVKPTVMTWFQPRKGKFNVTDKGSLLDKTYFDWEVVKPHLICIGLVVGGIAMAVVKWAFFPYLFNIQTDTLVLNVAWATFSLIILLAAVSVARETRQARVDIRIPVDLPVTAYLNSGHAVPARTIDISMGGAALALPAELPTKDRTVRHITLAMGDEVLSIPVETMRINAENAYVRFEKLDILAGRHLVRAVMGRADAWQPAAPYKQVSSLRSLADIIRVDMVTLKRILGLNFAERRASRSFDLARKKAAADEARQAKAGDKTADKAGGKSWVPFAKAAAIIGAVVIGAAGLFLGTTEVHAQPARAAVAAPAAAAPSGNLAERLTLKDLRLTRPIRLQGTRGEIGIPFGMRQDRVVTGAVLRLQLAWSPAMLDDLSQMVVIVNGEVVQTIPLTRANSAGQVIDVPVNPALFLPGDNQLNLRLIGHYARDCEDPFHSSLWANVSNVRSWFDFNYQPLPYGPDLSRLPLPFFDKGQNVPLRMPFVFAGQPRSGELQAAAATASWLGAQASYRGFSFKPVVGSIPRGNAVVFLKGGQSIPGLDIPGPSGASAAAVRNPNDPNGTLLVIMGRNDDELRTAAAAIALGRGVFGGQRMSFDGVRIPAWPRYGALRWLSTEKPVQLGSIMEPYALQGMGIPPGPLSARFRVSPDLFFWPREGGKLNLTYRYPIAKWLDRRASRLDVSINGQYLKTLPLGARWWSELFGASGAKSFDSDASVVLPRYNLFGQNELTMDYNLIIADKKKCTGTLPDNVRVSIDPTSTIDLTSAYHAIMMPDLATFAGAGFPFTASPDLAQTTVVVAQNPSMASVEAFLTLMGRFGDSTGVPVTAVTVTSTIDPDQLSSQDVLVVGGTGLAGADMFAGAPVRWENGRLRVAERSSLQYVTSLFGGSQENDPMVAAPLVYDARGFSGIVSFRSPYASDRTVVALLADDGGALPALVDGLTDAKINASIQGDLAVTSGDGMTSFAISERYWVGSLPIWMKLAYWTSQHPMLLGLFTLVLAVILAGPAYLYFRRQAHKRLGRQDDHA, encoded by the coding sequence ATGATCGCACGGCTCACTTCGAACCGGGCGTTTCGCTACCTTGCCATCGTGCCGATCGTGCTGATCGCCGCACTGGTGATCGGCGTGCCGCTTGACGGGGCCTCGCAGTGGGCCTGTGCGGGCGTGACCATGTTCGGGGCGCTGATCCTGAAGCGCTGGAAGGGCCGCAAGGGCGCCCTCGCGCTTGGCCTGCTGGCGATCATGGTGTCGACCCGCTACATCTTCTGGCGCACCACCCAGACGCTGGCCTTCAACACCTTCCCCGAATTCATGTTCGGCGGCATGCTGTACCTGGCCGAGCTGTACGCGTGGGTCATCCTGCTGCTGGGCTTCCTGCAGACCAGCTGGCCGCTCGACCGCCCGGTCATCGAGCCCGAGGGCGAGCCCGACACCTGGCCCACCGTCGACATCTACATCCCGACCTACAACGAGAGCCTCGAGATCGTGCGTAACACGGTCTTCGCCGCGCAGGACCTCGACTACCCGATCGACCGCTACCGCGTATTCATCCTCGACGACGGCAAGCGTGCCGAATTCCGCGCCTTCGCCAAGGAAGCGGGCTGCGGCTACATCACCCGCGACAACAACCTGCACGCCAAGGCGGGCAACCTCAACGCGGCGATGAAGAAGACCGACGGCGAACTGATCGCGATCTTCGACTGCGACCACGTACCGACGCGCGCCTTCCTCCAGCTGGTTGTCGGCTGGTTCCAGAAGGACCCGCGCCTGGCGCTGATCCAGACCCCGCACCACATGTATTCGCCCGATCCGGTGCAGCGCAACCTGGCCTCGACCATGGGCGACATGCCGGGCGAGGGCGACCTGTTCTACGGCGCCGTGCAGGGCGGCAACGACCTGTGGAATGCCACCTTCTTCTGCGGTTCGTGCGCGATCATCCGCCGCGAAGCGCTGATGGAGACCAACGGCTTCGCGGGCGAGACCGTGACCGAGGACGCGCACACCGCCTTGAAGCTGCAGCGCACCGGCTGGAACACCGCCTACATCAGCGCGCGCCTTTCCGCTGGCCTTGCGACCGAGCGCCTTGTCCTCCACGTCGGCCAGCGCATCCGCTGGGCGCGCGGCATGACGCAGATCCTGCGCATCGACAATCCGCTGATGGGCCGCGGCCTGACCTGGCAGCAGCGCCTCTGCTACCTCAACGCGATGCTGCACTTCCAGTATCCGCTGCCGCGCATCGTGTTCCTGACCAGCCCGCTGGCCTACCTCATCTTCGGGCAGAACATCGTCCAAGCCTCGGCCTCGCTGATCTTCGCCTATGCGATGCCGCACCTGTTCTGCTCGTCGGTCGCCAACGAGCGCACGCAGGGCGGAGAGCGCCGCCCGTACTGGGGCGAAGTCTACGAAACGATCCTGGCCTTCCACCTGGTCAAGCCCACGGTCATGACCTGGTTCCAGCCGCGCAAGGGCAAGTTCAACGTCACCGACAAGGGCTCGCTGCTCGACAAGACCTATTTCGACTGGGAAGTGGTCAAGCCGCACCTGATCTGCATCGGCCTCGTCGTTGGCGGAATCGCCATGGCGGTCGTGAAATGGGCGTTCTTCCCTTACCTGTTCAACATCCAGACCGATACGCTGGTGCTGAACGTCGCCTGGGCCACTTTCAGCCTCATCATCCTGCTGGCCGCCGTCTCGGTCGCCCGCGAGACGCGCCAGGCTCGCGTGGATATCCGCATCCCGGTAGACCTGCCGGTCACCGCCTATCTCAATTCGGGCCATGCCGTGCCCGCCCGCACCATCGACATCTCGATGGGCGGCGCGGCGCTGGCTCTCCCCGCCGAATTGCCGACCAAGGACCGGACCGTGCGCCACATCACGCTGGCCATGGGTGACGAAGTGCTGTCTATCCCGGTGGAGACGATGCGCATAAATGCGGAAAACGCCTATGTGCGCTTCGAAAAGCTCGACATTCTTGCCGGGCGCCACCTCGTGCGGGCCGTGATGGGCCGTGCCGATGCGTGGCAGCCGGCCGCGCCCTACAAGCAGGTTTCCAGCCTGCGCTCGCTTGCAGACATTATCCGGGTGGACATGGTCACTTTGAAGCGCATTCTCGGGCTCAATTTTGCTGAACGCCGCGCCTCGCGCAGCTTCGACCTTGCAAGGAAGAAGGCCGCCGCCGACGAAGCCAGGCAGGCCAAGGCCGGCGACAAGACGGCCGACAAGGCTGGCGGCAAGTCGTGGGTGCCCTTTGCCAAGGCAGCGGCGATTATCGGCGCAGTGGTGATCGGTGCGGCAGGACTGTTCCTTGGCACCACCGAAGTCCATGCCCAGCCAGCCCGCGCCGCTGTTGCAGCGCCCGCCGCCGCCGCTCCTTCGGGCAACCTGGCCGAGCGCCTGACCCTCAAGGACCTGCGCCTCACCCGCCCGATCCGGCTTCAGGGCACGCGCGGCGAGATCGGCATTCCCTTCGGCATGCGCCAGGACCGCGTCGTCACCGGCGCCGTGCTGCGCCTGCAACTGGCATGGTCGCCCGCGATGCTCGACGATCTGAGCCAGATGGTGGTGATCGTGAACGGCGAGGTCGTGCAGACCATCCCACTGACCCGCGCCAATTCGGCCGGCCAGGTGATCGATGTACCGGTAAACCCGGCGCTGTTCCTGCCCGGCGACAATCAGCTTAACCTGCGCCTGATCGGCCACTACGCCCGCGACTGCGAGGACCCGTTCCATTCCTCGCTGTGGGCGAATGTCAGCAACGTGCGTTCGTGGTTCGATTTCAATTATCAGCCGCTCCCTTACGGACCCGACCTGTCGCGCCTGCCGCTGCCCTTCTTCGACAAGGGACAGAACGTGCCGCTGCGCATGCCCTTTGTCTTTGCCGGTCAACCGCGCAGCGGTGAACTGCAGGCCGCTGCCGCCACCGCCAGCTGGCTGGGCGCTCAGGCGAGCTACCGCGGCTTCTCGTTCAAGCCGGTGGTCGGATCGATCCCGCGCGGCAACGCGGTGGTCTTCCTCAAGGGCGGCCAGTCGATCCCCGGGCTCGACATTCCGGGACCTTCGGGTGCCTCGGCCGCTGCGGTGCGCAACCCCAATGATCCCAACGGCACGCTGCTGGTCATCATGGGCCGCAACGACGACGAACTGCGCACCGCTGCCGCCGCCATCGCCCTGGGGCGCGGTGTCTTCGGCGGGCAGCGCATGTCCTTCGACGGCGTGCGTATCCCCGCCTGGCCGCGCTACGGTGCGCTGCGCTGGCTCTCCACCGAAAAGCCGGTCCAGCTCGGCTCGATCATGGAGCCCTATGCGCTGCAGGGCATGGGCATCCCGCCGGGCCCGCTTTCGGCGCGCTTCCGCGTATCGCCCGACTTGTTCTTCTGGCCGCGCGAAGGCGGCAAGTTGAACCTCACCTACCGTTACCCGATCGCGAAGTGGCTCGATCGCCGCGCCTCGCGCCTCGACGTCTCGATCAATGGCCAGTACCTCAAGACCCTGCCGCTTGGTGCTCGTTGGTGGAGCGAACTGTTCGGCGCCTCGGGGGCCAAGAGCTTCGATTCCGACGCCTCGGTGGTCCTCCCTCGTTACAACCTGTTCGGCCAGAACGAGTTGACGATGGATTACAACCTGATCATCGCCGACAAGAAGAAGTGCACAGGCACCCTGCCTGACAACGTGCGCGTCTCGATTGATCCGACCAGCACGATCGACCTCACCAGCGCCTATCACGCGATCATGATGCCGGATCTTGCGACGTTCGCGGGCGCCGGTTTCCCCTTCACCGCCAGCCCGGACCTTGCCCAGACCACCGTGGTCGTCGCGCAGAACCCGTCGATGGCTTCGGTGGAGGCGTTCCTGACGCTGATGGGCCGCTTCGGCGACTCGACGGGCGTGCCGGTGACGGCCGTGACGGTCACCTCGACGATCGATCCCGACCAGCTTTCGTCGCAGGATGTCCTCGTCGTCGGCGGCACTGGCCTTGCTGGAGCGGACATGTTCGCAGGCGCCCCGGTGCGCTGGGAAAACGGCCGCCTGCGCGTGGCCGAGCGGTCCTCGCTCCAGTACGTGACCTCGCTGTTCGGCGGTTCGCAGGAGAACGACCCGATGGTCGCCGCCCCGCTCGTCTACGACGCGCGCGGTTTCTCGGGCATCGTCAGCTTCCGTTCGCCCTATGCCTCCGATCGCACCGTGGTTGCGCTGCTGGCCGACGATGGCGGCGCGCTGCCCGCGCTCGTCGACGGCCTGACCGACGCCAAGATCAACGCATCGATCCAGGGCGACCTTGCCGTCACCAGCGGCGACGGCATGACCAGCTTCGCGATCAGCGAGCGGTACTGGGTCGGCTCGCTGCCGATCTGGATGAAACTTGCGTACTGGACCAGCCAGCACCCGATGCTGCTGGGCCTGTTCACGCTGGTGCTGGCAGTGATCCTTGCCGGCCCCGCCTACCTCTATTTCCGCCGACAGGCCCACAAGCGCCTCGGCCGCCAGGACGACCACGCATGA
- a CDS encoding cellulose biosynthesis protein BcsC, translated as MTDPMTSKRSSSPVTRLGLGLLMSTAVAGLAPVAMPAAQAQSAGVDALVKQAQYWRSKGREDLAQQALRRARALDPNSPALKGAAAAPAAKPAPAPRPAAPKAAAAKPKAAPAPAPAKVAAATPRPAAPRPAAAAPAPVSAADRAGRARMSGFDALDDGNLASAASQFQRALGVNRRDPDALGGLGLVRLREGSFAEAASLLQQASQAGKASQWAEGLASARFFAGVEETRALVSQNRLADAQAKAEGLVRSGYKEPGPALEILADVYEKQGRYADAADLYRQASNGGSAADDKRLQLRAARGRALAAAESGDDLGATREFQNGLVLDPTDPWIRYEFAEFQIKRGRLPEAESLLRSLAANGQPDSLYAAALLSNDMGRAADADRLISMIPEAQRTAPMRSLAISVKTDSAIARARSMAATGQQGQAVSALRQLGAMASVPAGKQASVANALFDLGDTQGAAQVAETAMNGRIDNIADYEGLIGVLARSGRDDLAQLALQRAGQLAGTSPDGQRAYARISAGLMVSQADAARTGGRYAESFDILQQAYSAAPDNTEILSGLARLYQTGGMPAKAAQSYQLVLARKPGDKDALLGLAATAQAAGDGDLSKQAQRQVLQSYGQDYRVRMALADVERSRGNERAAVSFLKEARELYARQGGAGTAMGGNPFANASVAGPGSANPFRGQPQAAAPQVNPFALGGGTRLPTAYPQASADASGYGYGAPQGNFAGGQGSFAAAAPAPQSGFGGYAGQQTSFAAPDRYSSPTTAAAPAQAWGASASPMPGASAGFGGPQVPVAYAGDPVMTQIQSQIDQLAQDSGPRVDVQTAYRARSGETGLSQLDEIKGSAKVSTGALRGRVFVKAEATVVDAGKPGGSGLARFGRNGTPEAQGIAAAEPSALVNADSQQASGVAFSAGYESDSVQLEAGTTPVGMGKTKFAGRLAVSPELRPGLRATAFAERKPVTDSVVSYAGTRDPVTGERWGQVMRDGAGAGMSYDENGSGVYGEGRYYRFRGTNVAKNDGFEANVGGYLRAYKGQRSAVTVGLNVNYQGYDKSQNYFTFGNGGYFSPKSFISVGFPVNYTMQDERWDASASFTPGFQSYKENESPLYPTDLIAQAELDNLKALNDDVRSNYDSLSKTGFALSAQGSLYYKITPGTRIGGDMSYNTFGSYDEFRSMLGVRQSFGSNK; from the coding sequence ATGACCGATCCCATGACGTCGAAGCGCTCTTCCAGCCCCGTCACGAGGCTGGGTCTGGGGCTGCTGATGTCGACTGCCGTTGCCGGATTGGCGCCGGTGGCCATGCCGGCGGCACAGGCGCAGAGCGCCGGTGTCGACGCGCTGGTCAAGCAGGCCCAGTACTGGCGTTCGAAGGGGCGTGAGGACCTGGCCCAGCAGGCGCTGCGCCGCGCCCGTGCGCTGGATCCGAATAGCCCCGCGCTTAAGGGTGCGGCGGCTGCGCCTGCGGCCAAGCCTGCACCGGCCCCCAGGCCGGCGGCGCCCAAGGCAGCTGCGGCAAAGCCCAAGGCCGCGCCTGCTCCTGCCCCGGCGAAAGTCGCCGCCGCCACGCCGCGCCCTGCCGCGCCCAGGCCGGCCGCTGCGGCGCCTGCTCCCGTTTCCGCCGCAGACCGCGCGGGCCGTGCCCGCATGTCGGGCTTCGATGCGCTGGACGATGGCAATCTGGCTTCGGCCGCCTCGCAGTTCCAGCGCGCGCTTGGCGTCAATCGCCGCGATCCTGATGCGCTGGGCGGTCTTGGCCTGGTGCGCCTGCGCGAAGGCAGTTTCGCCGAAGCCGCCAGCCTGCTTCAGCAGGCCTCGCAGGCCGGCAAGGCCAGCCAGTGGGCCGAAGGACTTGCCTCGGCACGCTTCTTCGCCGGGGTTGAGGAAACGCGCGCGCTGGTCAGCCAGAACCGTCTTGCCGATGCCCAGGCGAAAGCCGAAGGGCTCGTGCGGTCAGGCTACAAGGAACCCGGCCCCGCGCTGGAAATCCTCGCCGACGTCTACGAGAAGCAAGGCCGCTATGCCGATGCGGCCGACCTCTACCGTCAGGCCAGCAACGGTGGCAGCGCCGCGGACGACAAGCGCCTGCAATTGCGCGCCGCGCGCGGCCGTGCACTGGCGGCAGCCGAAAGCGGCGACGATCTGGGCGCCACGCGTGAGTTCCAGAACGGCCTCGTGCTCGACCCGACCGACCCGTGGATCCGCTACGAATTCGCGGAATTCCAGATCAAGCGCGGGCGCCTGCCGGAAGCGGAATCGTTGCTGCGCTCGCTCGCAGCGAACGGCCAGCCGGATTCGCTCTATGCCGCAGCGCTGCTCAGCAACGACATGGGCCGCGCGGCCGATGCCGACCGCCTGATCTCGATGATCCCTGAGGCCCAGCGCACGGCGCCGATGCGCAGCCTGGCGATCAGCGTGAAGACCGATTCGGCGATCGCCCGCGCCCGCTCCATGGCCGCGACGGGCCAGCAGGGGCAGGCGGTTTCCGCGCTGCGCCAGCTGGGCGCGATGGCCTCGGTGCCGGCTGGCAAGCAGGCATCGGTTGCCAACGCCCTGTTCGACCTTGGCGATACCCAGGGCGCCGCGCAGGTTGCAGAGACGGCGATGAACGGCCGGATCGACAATATCGCCGACTACGAAGGCCTGATCGGCGTGCTTGCACGCTCGGGCCGTGATGACCTTGCCCAGCTGGCGCTCCAGCGCGCCGGGCAGCTGGCGGGCACTTCACCCGATGGCCAGCGCGCCTACGCCCGCATCAGCGCCGGGCTGATGGTCAGCCAGGCCGATGCCGCCCGCACCGGGGGCCGCTATGCCGAGAGCTTCGACATCCTTCAGCAGGCCTATTCGGCCGCGCCGGACAATACCGAGATCCTCTCCGGCCTTGCGCGTCTTTACCAGACCGGCGGCATGCCCGCGAAGGCGGCGCAAAGCTATCAGCTCGTCCTTGCCCGCAAGCCGGGCGACAAGGACGCGCTGCTGGGGCTGGCCGCCACCGCGCAGGCGGCTGGCGACGGCGACTTGTCCAAGCAGGCGCAGCGTCAGGTTCTGCAGTCCTACGGGCAGGATTACCGCGTTCGCATGGCGCTTGCCGATGTCGAGCGTTCGCGCGGAAACGAGCGTGCGGCGGTGAGCTTCCTAAAGGAAGCGCGTGAACTCTATGCCCGTCAGGGCGGCGCGGGAACGGCGATGGGCGGTAACCCCTTCGCCAACGCCAGCGTGGCCGGCCCGGGCAGCGCCAACCCGTTCCGAGGCCAGCCGCAGGCTGCCGCGCCGCAGGTGAACCCCTTCGCACTGGGCGGCGGCACCCGCCTGCCGACCGCCTATCCACAGGCTTCGGCGGACGCTTCCGGCTACGGTTACGGCGCGCCTCAGGGCAACTTCGCCGGTGGGCAGGGCAGCTTCGCCGCTGCGGCACCTGCACCCCAGAGCGGTTTTGGCGGCTATGCCGGCCAGCAGACGTCCTTCGCCGCGCCCGACCGCTATTCCTCTCCGACAACCGCCGCCGCGCCTGCTCAGGCGTGGGGTGCGTCAGCATCACCGATGCCCGGCGCCTCGGCCGGTTTCGGCGGCCCGCAGGTTCCCGTCGCTTATGCCGGGGACCCGGTGATGACTCAGATCCAGTCCCAGATCGACCAACTGGCGCAGGACAGCGGCCCGCGCGTCGACGTACAGACCGCCTACCGCGCCCGCTCGGGCGAGACCGGCCTGTCGCAGCTCGACGAGATCAAGGGTTCGGCCAAAGTCTCGACCGGCGCGCTGCGCGGCCGCGTCTTCGTCAAGGCGGAAGCCACCGTGGTGGACGCCGGCAAGCCCGGCGGCTCGGGCCTTGCCCGCTTTGGGCGCAACGGCACGCCCGAAGCACAGGGCATCGCTGCGGCGGAACCCTCGGCGCTGGTCAATGCAGACAGCCAACAGGCCTCGGGCGTCGCCTTCTCGGCGGGGTACGAGAGCGATTCCGTCCAGTTGGAGGCCGGCACCACGCCGGTCGGCATGGGCAAGACCAAATTCGCAGGGCGCCTTGCCGTCTCGCCCGAACTCCGCCCCGGCCTGCGCGCCACCGCCTTTGCGGAGCGCAAGCCGGTCACCGATTCGGTCGTCTCCTATGCCGGCACGCGCGATCCCGTCACCGGCGAGCGCTGGGGCCAGGTCATGCGCGACGGTGCAGGCGCGGGCATGTCCTATGACGAGAACGGCAGCGGCGTGTACGGCGAAGGCCGCTATTACCGGTTCCGCGGCACCAACGTGGCCAAGAACGACGGCTTCGAGGCCAATGTCGGCGGCTACCTGCGCGCCTACAAGGGCCAGCGCTCGGCAGTTACCGTGGGCCTGAACGTGAACTACCAGGGCTACGACAAGAGCCAGAACTATTTCACCTTCGGCAACGGCGGCTACTTCAGCCCCAAAAGCTTCATCTCGGTGGGCTTCCCGGTGAACTACACGATGCAGGACGAGCGCTGGGACGCATCCGCCTCGTTCACGCCGGGCTTCCAGAGCTACAAGGAAAACGAGAGCCCGCTCTATCCGACGGACCTCATCGCCCAAGCCGAACTGGACAATCTCAAGGCGCTCAACGACGACGTCCGTTCGAATTACGACAGCCTGAGCAAGACCGGCTTCGCGCTGTCGGCGCAGGGCTCTCTCTATTACAAAATCACGCCCGGCACGCGCATCGGCGGCGATATGAGCTACAATACATTCGGCAGTTACGACGAATTCCGCAGCATGCTCGGCGTGCGGCAGAGCTTCGGGAGCAACAAGTAA
- a CDS encoding glycosyl hydrolase family 8 — MLMALTAACNTGGSQGRAQAVTDSFWTAWRDRFVAPEGRVVDTGNGGISHSEGQSYGMILALRAGDRNAFERIAKWTQDTLGRQDMALHSWRYDPREAIRVSDPNNATDGDLVIAWALALAGERWQRSDWTKRAQEVREAIHMHCVEQRYGRSLLLPGVVGFAEPAQVLVNPSYFVWPALDHFVKMDGDSTWGPVIRDCEAITRLARFGPHHLPCDWVAVTSKNDVAPAPGKPPRFGYDAIRVPLYAVVGGRAGLVQPVAEWWRSCLSQHRPIPAWIDVVTGEEANYPLSTGGAAIAGRLIATLAPAALDTDYFSASLQMLARL, encoded by the coding sequence ATGCTTATGGCCTTGACCGCAGCCTGCAACACCGGCGGCAGCCAGGGACGCGCGCAGGCCGTGACCGACAGTTTCTGGACCGCGTGGCGAGACCGTTTCGTGGCGCCCGAAGGCCGGGTGGTGGATACCGGCAACGGCGGCATCAGCCATTCCGAAGGCCAGAGCTACGGCATGATCCTGGCTTTGCGTGCCGGGGACCGCAATGCGTTCGAGCGTATCGCGAAGTGGACTCAGGACACCCTGGGCCGTCAGGACATGGCGCTCCATTCCTGGCGCTATGACCCGCGCGAGGCGATCCGCGTCTCCGATCCTAACAACGCCACCGACGGCGACCTCGTCATTGCCTGGGCGCTGGCACTGGCCGGGGAGCGCTGGCAGCGTTCAGACTGGACAAAGCGCGCGCAGGAAGTGCGCGAGGCGATCCACATGCACTGCGTGGAGCAGCGCTATGGCCGCAGCCTGCTGCTACCGGGCGTGGTTGGCTTTGCCGAACCGGCGCAGGTGCTGGTGAACCCTTCCTATTTCGTGTGGCCCGCGCTCGATCATTTCGTGAAGATGGACGGAGACTCCACCTGGGGCCCGGTGATCCGCGACTGCGAGGCGATAACCCGGCTGGCGCGTTTCGGCCCTCACCACCTGCCCTGCGACTGGGTTGCGGTTACCAGCAAGAACGACGTCGCGCCCGCGCCCGGCAAGCCGCCGCGCTTTGGCTACGATGCGATCCGCGTACCGCTCTATGCAGTGGTCGGAGGGCGGGCGGGCCTTGTCCAGCCCGTTGCCGAGTGGTGGCGTTCATGCCTGTCTCAGCACCGCCCGATCCCTGCGTGGATCGACGTGGTGACGGGCGAAGAGGCGAACTATCCGCTGTCCACCGGCGGCGCGGCAATCGCCGGGCGGCTGATCGCTACACTGGCACCGGCAGCGCTGGATACGGATTATTTCTCCGCATCGCTGCAGATGCTGGCGCGGTTGTAG
- a CDS encoding MFS transporter yields MNVYRQNARVLTASLVGTAVEFYDFYIYATAAALVFGPLFFPADSATVQHLAAYASFAIAFIARPVGAALFGHFGDRVGRKSTLVASLLLMGAATVLIGFLPTYQQVGWLAPLLLCTMRFAQGLGLGGEWGGAALLAVENAPPGYAARFGMFPQLGAPVGFLAANGLFLIISATLSDEDFASWGWRIPFLLSSLLVGLGLWIRFRLGETATFVAVAEEDHHRSIPVVELFRTHLRETVAGTFAVIACFAIYYLATTFALGYGTGTLGYDRQTFLGVQLFAILFMALGILISGYAADRRSSRSVLIVGCFCAIVVGVIMGLMFAAGSLWMIGAFLCLALFTMGLVYGPLAELLPRLFEPRVRYTGASIAFNVGGIFGGGFAPAIAQGLADSGGVLFVGLYISGAALLSLFGLLSLSAKR; encoded by the coding sequence GTGAACGTCTACCGCCAGAACGCGCGTGTGCTCACCGCCAGCCTCGTGGGCACGGCGGTCGAGTTCTACGACTTCTACATTTACGCGACCGCTGCGGCGCTGGTCTTCGGGCCGCTGTTCTTCCCGGCGGATTCCGCAACTGTCCAGCATCTGGCCGCTTATGCCAGCTTCGCCATCGCCTTCATCGCCCGCCCCGTGGGTGCGGCCCTGTTCGGCCACTTCGGCGACCGGGTGGGCCGCAAGTCGACGCTGGTCGCCTCGCTGCTGCTGATGGGCGCGGCGACGGTGCTTATCGGATTCCTGCCGACCTACCAGCAGGTGGGCTGGCTGGCTCCGCTCCTGCTGTGCACGATGCGCTTCGCACAGGGGCTGGGCCTTGGCGGCGAATGGGGCGGGGCGGCGTTGTTGGCGGTCGAAAACGCGCCGCCGGGCTATGCGGCCCGCTTCGGCATGTTCCCACAGCTGGGCGCCCCGGTCGGCTTCCTGGCCGCCAACGGGTTGTTCCTCATCATCAGCGCCACGCTCAGCGACGAGGATTTCGCAAGCTGGGGCTGGCGCATTCCCTTCCTGCTCAGTTCGCTGCTGGTCGGCCTGGGCCTGTGGATCCGCTTCCGTCTGGGCGAGACTGCAACTTTCGTCGCAGTCGCAGAGGAGGACCATCACCGCTCCATCCCGGTGGTGGAGCTGTTCCGCACGCATCTGCGCGAAACCGTGGCCGGCACTTTCGCCGTCATCGCCTGCTTCGCGATCTACTACCTCGCGACCACGTTCGCGCTGGGCTACGGCACCGGCACGCTGGGCTATGACCGGCAGACGTTCCTGGGCGTCCAGCTTTTCGCCATCCTGTTCATGGCGCTGGGCATCCTGATCTCGGGCTATGCGGCGGATCGCCGCAGTTCGCGCAGCGTGCTCATCGTCGGATGTTTCTGCGCGATCGTCGTCGGCGTGATCATGGGGCTGATGTTCGCGGCCGGATCGCTGTGGATGATCGGCGCGTTCCTGTGCCTTGCGCTGTTCACGATGGGGCTGGTCTACGGCCCGCTCGCCGAACTGCTGCCGCGCCTGTTCGAGCCGCGCGTGCGCTATACCGGCGCCTCGATCGCCTTCAACGTCGGCGGCATCTTCGGCGGCGGCTTTGCACCCGCCATCGCGCAGGGGCTGGCCGACAGCGGCGGCGTGCTGTTCGTGGGGCTCTATATCTCGGGCGCGGCGCTACTGAGCCTGTTCGGCCTGCTCTCGCTCAGCGCGAAACGCTGA